From Opitutaceae bacterium, the proteins below share one genomic window:
- a CDS encoding SIR2 family protein, giving the protein MDPTTKDTLAQLDNLLGASNQSWLFGAGISLDAGIPLMWPLTERVFARAKDEGEPNDIKVLEFVKGQLSDDSHIEHILSQLGDHRAIADRSKDRNVAFDAVSLSVDDLDALHQRVLTWIAETIRWGYKPAIPGGDPQKIGTHENRIVLIESHSEFVSALFNRSQAGIAERRRAVRLFTTNYDTLLEDALALGGFSYWDGFSGGAVAYRSHRYGDEEPNLRDRAHVIKLHGSIDWHLGEDDRVWRVRDGDLYPKKVSRVLIYPQSTKYLATQRDPFAAQFDLFRRSLGAREENVLATCGYSYGDEHINQEIELTLQRPENKTTILAFASKLNPTLEKWRSGPWGRRVYVIAEDGLYVGSDGPHAPPSAGAKRDWWTFSGVTKMLSSGAEACAL; this is encoded by the coding sequence ATGGACCCAACGACCAAAGACACTCTAGCTCAGCTCGACAATCTGCTCGGTGCGAGCAACCAATCTTGGCTGTTTGGCGCAGGAATCAGCCTTGATGCGGGCATTCCTCTAATGTGGCCATTGACGGAGCGGGTTTTTGCGAGGGCAAAAGACGAAGGAGAACCGAATGACATTAAGGTCCTCGAGTTCGTAAAAGGACAGCTCTCGGATGATTCACATATCGAACATATCCTGAGTCAACTAGGGGACCACCGTGCAATTGCCGATCGATCCAAGGATAGGAACGTCGCGTTTGACGCCGTTTCGCTTTCTGTCGATGATCTGGACGCGCTCCACCAAAGGGTTCTTACATGGATTGCTGAAACAATCAGATGGGGATACAAGCCCGCGATACCCGGGGGAGATCCCCAGAAAATCGGAACCCACGAGAACCGGATTGTCCTTATCGAGAGCCACTCAGAATTCGTTTCCGCTCTCTTCAATCGAAGCCAAGCAGGAATCGCCGAACGGCGGAGAGCGGTTCGCCTCTTCACCACCAACTACGACACACTCCTCGAAGACGCTCTGGCGCTTGGAGGTTTCTCATACTGGGACGGTTTCTCTGGAGGTGCTGTTGCGTATCGCAGCCATCGTTACGGTGACGAGGAACCGAATCTTCGAGATCGAGCCCATGTGATTAAGCTTCACGGGTCGATCGACTGGCATCTAGGTGAAGACGACCGCGTATGGCGAGTCCGTGACGGCGACCTTTATCCGAAGAAGGTTTCTCGCGTTCTGATCTACCCGCAGTCCACTAAATACCTTGCAACCCAACGGGACCCCTTTGCGGCCCAATTTGATCTGTTCCGGCGCTCGCTTGGGGCACGCGAAGAGAATGTGCTTGCGACCTGTGGATACAGCTACGGGGACGAGCACATCAATCAAGAGATCGAGCTCACGCTTCAGCGCCCGGAGAACAAGACAACCATCCTAGCCTTCGCATCGAAGCTCAATCCAACTCTTGAGAAATGGAGGAGCGGTCCTTGGGGCAGGCGGGTTTACGTCATTGCCGAAGACGGATTGTATGTTGGTTCAGACGGTCCGCATGCTCCTCCATCCGCAGGCGCTAAACGAGATTGGTGGACGTTTTCCGGTGTCACGAAAATGCTAAGCAGTGGAGCGGAGGCCTGCGCACTATGA
- a CDS encoding Piwi domain-containing protein, whose product MNTTDEYRIHLNFFPIVSEIPRFEICRRLVANPQEDRPEGDDVRRYSLPREAAETENRAHYWVVFRPREGFEPFYVEPSYNNHLTVWALFKGIGEQCKVNLAPEDFWLSQGGFLREIHFNMRPHKEGNEQLVVQPYRMRATRKFGVLADFHFRMKDEVRFSRRVQQLSLSLDERFRRNLDFYVDRIEKITEFLEERREVVSAIHLPGAKEPVMLARDSEGMPAASLRPRSYVFKGGHESRSQFMGLKDNGPLRPLSESPNLVFVFRERDRQTARMLAAALKGSTKRERFSFPGFESLFKTPIGIDRDPIVVPDFSTDSMTIALERMEQKANTSIPVLIIPDDEEEGYLNHKALFTHAGLPSQVCTVGVIQDENSLKWSVANIALQIFCKAGGWPWKVRPAGDRSLIIGISQSHKLRKTEEETVVERYSAFSILTDSSGLFQKLQVLGESENENTYLDQLRKNLKQVLTAGADEFSRVVIHTSFKLKQHEITAIQKVVQEAALQTQNGHCQFAVVKVNHKSRFFGANRNVNSLVPFEGTRVKLGHCEYLVWFEGIFPDKPTVTKAFPGPTHLQFLSITDDNRINDEILLQDLVNLSGANWRGFNAKSAPVSIFYCQLVADLVHDCQQRGLPLPAVNDLRPWFL is encoded by the coding sequence ATGAACACGACAGACGAATATCGGATCCACCTTAATTTTTTTCCAATTGTGAGCGAAATTCCCAGATTTGAAATCTGTCGCAGACTGGTTGCTAACCCTCAAGAGGATCGCCCGGAGGGAGACGACGTCCGACGATATTCGCTGCCGAGGGAGGCGGCGGAGACAGAGAATCGCGCCCACTATTGGGTTGTATTCAGACCGCGAGAAGGTTTTGAGCCGTTCTACGTAGAACCTTCTTATAACAACCACCTCACAGTTTGGGCCTTGTTCAAAGGAATTGGTGAACAGTGCAAAGTGAATCTCGCACCGGAAGACTTCTGGCTGTCGCAGGGTGGCTTTCTCAGGGAGATCCACTTCAACATGCGACCGCATAAGGAGGGGAATGAACAACTGGTCGTTCAACCCTATCGAATGCGTGCAACTCGGAAGTTCGGCGTGCTAGCTGACTTTCATTTTCGGATGAAGGACGAAGTGAGATTCTCCAGACGTGTTCAGCAGTTGAGTCTCAGCCTCGACGAGCGATTTCGTAGGAATCTGGATTTCTACGTAGATCGGATCGAGAAAATTACTGAGTTCTTGGAAGAGCGTCGCGAAGTTGTCTCAGCTATCCATCTGCCTGGCGCGAAAGAACCCGTAATGTTGGCGCGAGATTCTGAAGGAATGCCAGCCGCCAGCCTGCGCCCGCGCAGCTATGTGTTTAAGGGGGGGCATGAATCCCGGAGCCAATTCATGGGGCTAAAGGATAACGGTCCCTTGCGGCCATTGTCGGAATCACCCAATCTGGTGTTTGTGTTCCGTGAGCGTGACCGGCAAACAGCCCGGATGCTTGCCGCCGCTCTCAAAGGAAGCACCAAACGTGAGCGATTCAGTTTTCCCGGGTTTGAAAGTCTGTTCAAAACACCCATTGGAATCGACCGAGACCCCATCGTTGTTCCAGATTTTTCGACCGATTCGATGACCATCGCTCTAGAGCGAATGGAACAGAAAGCGAATACCAGCATTCCAGTCTTGATCATACCCGATGATGAGGAAGAGGGGTATCTCAACCACAAAGCCCTCTTCACCCACGCGGGGCTGCCAAGTCAGGTCTGCACTGTGGGGGTTATTCAAGATGAGAACTCTCTCAAATGGTCTGTCGCCAACATCGCGCTCCAGATTTTTTGCAAAGCGGGGGGTTGGCCATGGAAAGTCCGACCAGCTGGCGACCGGAGCTTGATTATTGGCATCAGCCAATCGCACAAGCTGCGAAAAACTGAAGAAGAAACCGTCGTCGAAAGATATTCCGCGTTTTCAATTCTTACTGATTCGAGCGGGTTGTTTCAAAAGCTTCAGGTGCTCGGGGAGAGCGAAAACGAAAACACATACTTGGATCAGCTCCGGAAGAATCTGAAGCAAGTCCTGACCGCTGGTGCAGATGAGTTTTCGCGAGTAGTGATTCACACGTCATTCAAACTGAAGCAGCACGAGATAACCGCGATTCAGAAAGTCGTCCAAGAAGCCGCGCTTCAAACGCAGAACGGTCACTGCCAATTTGCGGTGGTCAAGGTAAACCACAAAAGCCGATTTTTCGGAGCCAACCGCAACGTCAACAGTTTAGTTCCATTTGAGGGAACCCGAGTGAAGCTTGGTCATTGCGAATACCTCGTATGGTTTGAGGGCATTTTCCCCGACAAGCCCACAGTAACTAAGGCGTTTCCGGGTCCGACACACCTCCAGTTTTTGAGTATAACCGATGACAACAGAATCAACGACGAAATCTTGCTCCAGGATTTGGTGAACCTCTCCGGAGCGAATTGGCGGGGATTTAACGCGAAGAGTGCGCCGGTATCCATATTTTATTGTCAGTTGGTGGCAGACCTGGTGCACGACTGTCAGCAACGGGGATTGCCGCTTCCAGCCGTGAATGACCTGAGACCGTGGTTTTTGTGA
- a CDS encoding nuclease-related domain-containing protein has translation MELWVLGTALGPLLIAGVFVYTLPGLPADRIVFQLAAMGVILVGGIAIGGTLLFRRLNRMRDDRLGYLGERAVGEYLEPLKPDGYRVFHDVPASNGKKRFNLDHVVVGPTGVALVETKARRKRRARPGYKEYEASFDGRKVIFPWGEDTQGIKQAKAQADWLSNWITTRTGLKTPVRPILTFPGWFVKESPSPGIRVINPKILPQAVKGRGQQILSAQEIDLIARQLDSICRDVED, from the coding sequence ATGGAACTCTGGGTGTTGGGAACCGCTCTGGGTCCGCTACTGATTGCTGGGGTCTTTGTCTACACCCTGCCGGGACTCCCTGCAGATCGGATCGTCTTCCAGTTGGCGGCCATGGGCGTGATCCTCGTTGGCGGAATCGCTATAGGAGGCACCCTGCTCTTTCGCCGTTTGAACAGGATGAGGGATGATCGACTCGGGTACCTCGGCGAAAGAGCCGTCGGGGAGTATCTTGAACCTCTGAAACCCGATGGGTACCGAGTCTTTCATGATGTGCCCGCTTCGAACGGAAAGAAGCGGTTCAACCTTGATCACGTCGTTGTCGGACCGACTGGCGTTGCTCTTGTCGAGACGAAGGCACGTCGAAAACGCCGCGCACGACCCGGATACAAGGAATACGAAGCCAGCTTTGACGGACGGAAGGTTATCTTCCCTTGGGGTGAAGATACCCAGGGGATCAAACAGGCCAAAGCGCAGGCCGATTGGCTGAGCAATTGGATCACAACCCGAACGGGACTGAAAACGCCGGTTCGTCCTATCCTCACCTTCCCGGGTTGGTTCGTGAAGGAATCCCCTTCCCCGGGTATCCGGGTCATCAACCCCAAGATTCTTCCACAGGCTGTCAAAGGACGTGGTCAGCAGATTCTTTCGGCCCAGGAGATTGATCTGATCGCCCGTCAACTCGACAGCATCTGCCGCGACGTTGAGGATTGA
- a CDS encoding ATP-binding protein yields the protein MNTFDLISDLKIGHIVEVSGTTIRVELSGDVTELTRSYEGRVYPIGQIGSIVKVHFGRRLVFGFVTLLRMRSEELLEISKPIPPDADQRLMEVELFAEGVWNAADQRLRFVRGVTTYPLPRQSVHLLTREETTQIYSAAEGQQNDGDYSPLVPFAHYVGADNAVCRANVDKMLGMHCAVLGSTGSGKSGAVAALLHSMLDHIPEPDAVCHPRILVIDPHAEYGNAFKERAVVYRAYDPLGNEPAAGTPISLPYWLMSAEEFRLLVIGKTEREATSQNNIIYKALTHARMVVAGLVDPAPTEYAVTIPDDGSEPDSPRAKQGVEFEDLGEFDRDKPRPFSLEEVKNHIEFLQAARLKKGTQLTERVPAGEFSEGFKSILDKLAVLRRDPRIRFMMREWTDESPSLPHIIAQLVGQIQGDGGVGQDIRILDISGLPNEVAGPLAAMLARLLFQYKVYQTTEERRRDPVVLVCEEAHRYVPDRGEAEYAAAQTAIRRIAREGRKYGIGLMLVSQRPADVESTVISQCGTWLVLRLTNAADQQHVSRFLPDGLSGMTKALPNLAQQEAIFVGEGASMPARVRIRDLTDEQLPKSETAKFAKGWTLDRLSEAEIVEIANRMAG from the coding sequence ATGAATACCTTTGACCTGATTTCCGACCTGAAGATTGGACACATCGTTGAGGTGTCTGGGACGACGATTCGAGTAGAATTGTCCGGCGATGTGACCGAGTTGACCCGAAGCTACGAGGGGAGAGTCTATCCCATCGGTCAGATTGGCAGCATAGTAAAAGTCCATTTTGGGCGGCGTTTGGTATTCGGATTCGTGACGCTGCTTCGCATGCGGTCGGAGGAGTTGCTGGAGATCAGCAAGCCGATCCCGCCAGATGCCGATCAGCGCCTCATGGAGGTCGAATTGTTCGCTGAAGGCGTGTGGAACGCGGCAGACCAAAGGCTACGTTTTGTTCGAGGTGTCACGACCTATCCGCTACCCCGCCAGAGCGTCCATCTGCTCACTCGGGAGGAGACTACGCAGATCTATTCAGCGGCAGAAGGGCAACAAAATGACGGCGACTACAGCCCTCTTGTGCCTTTCGCTCATTACGTAGGCGCGGACAACGCTGTATGCCGGGCAAACGTAGACAAGATGTTGGGCATGCATTGCGCGGTGCTCGGCTCAACCGGTTCTGGAAAGTCCGGCGCGGTTGCGGCTTTGCTTCACAGCATGTTGGATCACATCCCGGAGCCGGATGCAGTTTGCCACCCGAGAATCCTCGTCATTGACCCCCACGCTGAATACGGCAATGCCTTCAAAGAGCGTGCTGTTGTGTATCGCGCCTACGACCCACTTGGAAACGAACCCGCTGCTGGCACCCCAATCAGTCTTCCATACTGGCTGATGAGCGCGGAAGAGTTTCGCCTTCTGGTCATAGGAAAGACGGAGCGAGAAGCTACATCACAGAATAACATTATTTACAAAGCGCTCACCCATGCGCGGATGGTGGTAGCAGGTTTGGTCGATCCTGCCCCGACAGAATATGCCGTTACAATTCCGGATGACGGGTCGGAACCGGACTCGCCCCGCGCCAAGCAAGGAGTCGAGTTTGAGGACCTCGGTGAGTTTGATAGAGATAAGCCGAGACCATTTAGCCTCGAAGAGGTGAAGAACCACATTGAGTTCCTTCAGGCTGCACGACTTAAAAAGGGGACCCAGCTCACGGAACGTGTTCCAGCAGGGGAATTCTCCGAAGGCTTCAAATCCATTTTGGACAAGCTGGCGGTTCTCAGACGCGATCCCCGGATTCGATTCATGATGCGAGAATGGACCGATGAGAGTCCTTCACTACCGCACATTATCGCCCAATTGGTCGGACAGATCCAAGGAGATGGAGGTGTTGGTCAGGATATTCGGATTTTAGACATTTCTGGTCTCCCAAACGAGGTTGCAGGGCCGCTGGCTGCAATGCTAGCCCGCCTGCTGTTCCAGTATAAAGTCTACCAGACGACGGAGGAGAGAAGACGCGATCCAGTAGTCCTTGTGTGCGAAGAAGCCCACCGATACGTGCCGGATCGGGGCGAGGCTGAATATGCAGCGGCCCAAACAGCAATCAGACGAATAGCGCGTGAAGGGCGGAAATACGGCATCGGTCTCATGCTTGTCAGTCAGAGACCTGCGGATGTTGAGAGCACAGTCATCTCGCAGTGTGGCACCTGGCTCGTTCTGAGACTGACGAACGCAGCAGATCAGCAGCATGTTTCCCGTTTCTTGCCGGACGGCTTGTCTGGGATGACGAAGGCTTTGCCGAACCTGGCCCAGCAGGAGGCGATCTTTGTCGGAGAAGGCGCGTCCATGCCGGCGAGGGTTCGCATTCGCGACCTTACGGATGAGCAACTTCCGAAGTCGGAAACTGCCAAGTTTGCAAAAGGATGGACATTGGACCGGTTATCCGAAGCCGAGATAGTAGAAATCGCTAATCGAATGGCTGGCTAA
- a CDS encoding restriction endonuclease subunit S: MPNGLRQTTRWGSPRGESDVAYHNLSFATTAPRIVVFLNNDQSKTRPVPVCLVNASQVFKKGVPRSLFPSAGIQRVAQKLTERKAEEKHSSIVNHEELKKNENNNSPIRYIRTIEADTNRPIGKIVVKAKQRDPHKKPDEVSQYVDVLAVSNRSFRITGAAPTLGSDAPSRARKATETDEVLFATVRPTLNLIALFPPERDGPIAGTGYCVLRCDKAKAVPRFLYTLLITGHFNARMAGLERGASYPAVRDSDVTASWLPLPPLREQKEIAHILSTVQRAIETQERIIQTTTELKKALMRKPFTKGLRNEPQKQSEIGPAPRSWEVKRFDSFAVLQRGFDITKKDQRVGEYPVVSSGGISSYHDEAKVKGSGVVIARKGSFGTVNYVPSDYWLHDTTLWIKDFNGNNPRFVAYLLEKMRLKRFDTGAANQTLNRNIVHGEKIATPPTDQQAEIGEALEAVESKITIHERRKRSFQNLFRTLLHELMTAKTRVHELDLLPKHQGAA, encoded by the coding sequence ATGCCGAACGGATTGAGACAGACCACCCGCTGGGGCAGCCCCCGGGGTGAGAGTGACGTCGCCTATCATAACCTCTCTTTTGCCACCACCGCCCCTCGGATTGTCGTCTTCCTCAACAACGATCAGTCGAAGACCCGGCCGGTTCCGGTTTGCCTCGTCAACGCCAGCCAGGTCTTCAAAAAGGGCGTCCCCAGGAGCCTCTTTCCCAGCGCAGGTATCCAGCGCGTCGCGCAAAAACTCACCGAGCGGAAGGCGGAGGAAAAGCACAGCAGCATCGTCAATCACGAAGAGCTGAAGAAGAACGAAAACAACAACTCTCCGATTCGCTACATCCGTACCATCGAGGCCGATACCAACCGGCCCATCGGGAAAATCGTCGTCAAAGCAAAGCAGCGTGATCCGCACAAAAAGCCTGACGAGGTATCTCAATACGTCGATGTTTTGGCTGTCTCCAACAGGTCATTTAGGATCACTGGCGCGGCTCCGACACTTGGATCTGACGCACCAAGCCGAGCAAGGAAAGCAACTGAAACCGACGAAGTTCTGTTCGCGACGGTTCGTCCGACCCTCAACCTAATTGCGCTGTTTCCGCCAGAACGTGACGGTCCGATTGCGGGCACCGGCTATTGCGTTTTGCGTTGCGATAAGGCGAAGGCAGTACCTCGGTTCCTCTACACTTTACTGATCACTGGTCACTTCAATGCCCGCATGGCGGGCTTGGAACGAGGGGCGAGCTACCCAGCAGTTCGGGATTCAGACGTAACCGCGTCGTGGCTTCCTCTCCCCCCTCTCCGCGAGCAGAAGGAGATCGCGCACATCCTTTCGACGGTACAGCGGGCGATCGAAACGCAGGAGCGGATCATTCAGACCACCACCGAGCTGAAAAAGGCCCTCATGCGCAAGCCCTTTACCAAAGGCCTCCGCAACGAACCCCAAAAACAATCCGAAATCGGCCCCGCTCCCAGGAGTTGGGAGGTCAAACGCTTCGATTCATTTGCGGTTCTTCAAAGAGGTTTCGACATCACAAAAAAGGATCAGCGCGTCGGAGAATATCCGGTCGTTTCGTCAGGCGGAATTAGCAGCTATCACGATGAAGCCAAAGTCAAAGGCTCTGGTGTCGTGATTGCTCGAAAGGGTTCATTTGGAACCGTTAATTACGTTCCCTCCGATTATTGGCTGCATGACACGACGTTGTGGATTAAAGATTTCAATGGGAATAATCCGCGATTTGTCGCTTACCTACTCGAGAAAATGCGGCTGAAACGATTCGATACTGGAGCGGCAAACCAAACGTTGAATCGGAATATTGTTCACGGCGAGAAGATCGCGACTCCCCCCACGGACCAACAGGCGGAGATCGGCGAAGCACTTGAAGCGGTAGAATCCAAGATCACTATCCACGAGAGACGCAAACGTTCATTCCAAAACCTCTTCCGCACCCTCCTTCACGAACTGATGACCGCGAAGACCCGCGTTCACGAACTGGACCTATTACCGAAACACCAAGGAGCCGCATAA
- a CDS encoding HNH endonuclease, translated as MNLQDYIDRLYRLKRDKSAGHERPHKPALLLAILDLIDSGAIKANRIELSDQLITKFKAVFATVAEKDDRPTIQNPFYYLSGDGFWHLQPSKGNQPLYVPGIVRAPKSVAQLRKEADYAYFDPDLWTLFQSRKIRNEVRSYLIARYFPDKATELARLGYEYGEKRDDTDGRTAESPLRSTAFRRIICELYDHQCAACGLRIRLENELSFVDAAHLIPFSASRNDHPSNGIALCKNHHWAMDHSLIALNHDDTWAIAPIINPRRSAGEQELSALDGHRIIRLPSEQDFRPAAAGRESRMHRLLQA; from the coding sequence GTGAATCTGCAGGACTACATTGATAGACTTTATCGCCTCAAACGGGACAAGTCCGCAGGGCACGAGCGCCCCCATAAACCGGCACTCCTCCTGGCGATCCTTGATCTGATCGACTCGGGAGCAATCAAGGCGAATCGGATCGAATTGAGCGATCAACTCATCACAAAGTTCAAAGCGGTCTTCGCCACAGTGGCCGAAAAAGACGACCGGCCTACGATCCAGAATCCGTTCTACTACCTGTCTGGAGACGGCTTTTGGCATCTGCAACCCAGCAAAGGAAACCAACCACTCTACGTGCCGGGAATTGTCCGGGCACCCAAGTCTGTCGCTCAACTCCGAAAAGAAGCCGACTACGCCTACTTTGATCCAGATCTCTGGACCCTTTTCCAATCCAGAAAAATCCGGAATGAGGTTCGCTCCTACCTGATCGCTCGCTATTTCCCAGACAAAGCAACGGAGCTTGCCAGACTCGGGTATGAATACGGCGAGAAAAGGGATGACACGGATGGAAGGACGGCTGAGAGCCCGTTACGATCGACAGCTTTCCGTCGGATCATCTGCGAACTTTACGACCACCAATGTGCTGCCTGCGGCCTGCGAATAAGGCTGGAGAATGAACTGTCCTTCGTCGACGCAGCTCACCTGATTCCCTTTTCCGCCAGCCGCAACGATCACCCATCCAATGGAATCGCACTCTGCAAGAACCATCACTGGGCGATGGATCATTCACTGATCGCTTTGAACCACGACGATACCTGGGCGATTGCACCCATCATCAACCCGCGTCGATCCGCCGGAGAGCAGGAATTGTCGGCCCTCGATGGCCACCGAATCATCCGACTACCGTCCGAGCAGGACTTCCGACCGGCAGCAGCCGGCCGGGAGTCGCGAATGCATCGATTGCTCCAGGCCTAA
- a CDS encoding PIN domain-containing protein: protein MTAEAFLDTNVLLYACSSAPADAGKRTIAEGLILETDFALSGQVLQEFISNALCKKELGISENGIEATMELSGHVPVQPITRELILSAIILRRRFRLSHWDSTIVAAARELGCHTLYSEDLNPGQDYDGVRVVNPFQ from the coding sequence ATGACCGCTGAGGCTTTTCTGGATACGAACGTCCTCCTCTACGCTTGCTCCTCCGCACCCGCCGACGCCGGAAAGCGGACCATCGCCGAAGGGTTGATCCTGGAGACCGATTTCGCTCTTTCCGGCCAGGTCCTGCAGGAATTCATCTCCAATGCCTTGTGCAAGAAAGAACTGGGCATTTCCGAAAACGGAATCGAGGCCACCATGGAACTCAGCGGACACGTGCCGGTGCAGCCCATCACTCGTGAGCTGATTCTTTCCGCCATCATCCTGCGACGCCGATTCCGACTTTCCCACTGGGACTCCACCATCGTCGCCGCCGCCCGGGAACTCGGCTGCCACACTCTCTACTCCGAAGACCTCAACCCCGGCCAGGACTACGATGGGGTTCGGGTGGTCAATCCCTTTCAATGA